The sequence TTCTTAAAATAAGTAAACCCTTTCACCTTCATTACAACTGATTTCAACCCCAGATTTCTTGCCATTCTTCCAACATGTTCTGCAGTTGCTTCTGCAGCATACCGAGATAGTTTTGCTCCACCTTTCATTTCTGGCAACATTCCGGATGATGccccaattttctttttcccctttgaATCTGTCACTGTGACGAATGTATTGTTTCGCATCAGCTTTATGTGGACAAAGTCTGCATTTTGCTCAACATTATATCGAGGAAGTCTTCCTCGAGATCTCATCATGTCTCTTCCATCGTCCTCTACTACACTCCTTACAAAATTCATGGATGGAGAGTTTCttctattttcaaaatctttctCATTAGTTGAATGTATTGAATGTTGGAAACCTAAGGCATATGGAGGAGTGCCACTCAACCCTGAGCTACCAGAAAGTTCCCGAGCATTATCTGCAATCTttccttttggaattttttcaGAAGATTTACATACATCTAGCAAACTCTTTTGAGCACCTGTAAAACCCACACAGTTTATCACTTACGTGCTCAACCAGAT comes from Ziziphus jujuba cultivar Dongzao chromosome 6, ASM3175591v1 and encodes:
- the LOC107431001 gene encoding small ribosomal subunit protein uS11m, with the translated sequence MYSSLFCVRHSCSSSSSLISLARCHIQQTLSRSFSWMPAIYGGFPGAQKSLLDVCKSSEKIPKGKIADNARELSGSSGLSGTPPYALGFQHSIHSTNEKDFENRRNSPSMNFVRSVVEDDGRDMMRSRGRLPRYNVEQNADFVHIKLMRNNTFVTVTDSKGKKKIGASSGMLPEMKGGAKLSRYAAEATAEHVGRMARNLGLKSVVMKVKGFTYFKKKRQAIMSWREGFTNSRGDQNPIVYIEDTTRRPHNGCRLPKKRRI